CGACGGCGAAATCGGCCTGGACTCCAAGGTCACCGGCTCGGTCGACGCGCACCGCCGGCTGTCCATCGAGCGCTCGCACTCCGCGACGCACCTGGTGCACGCGGCCGTCCGCGGCGCGTACGGCAAGCGCGCGGCGCAGGCGGGTTCGCTGAACTCACCGGGCCGCATGCGGTTCGACTTCACCACGCCGGGCTCGGTGTCGGCGGACGTGCTGACCGAGGTCGAGCAGGAGGTCAACGACTACCTGCAGACCAACGTCGAGGTGCAGAGCTTCACCACGACCAAGGACAAGGCCCTCGAGCTGGGCGCGGTCGCGCTGTTCGGCGAGAAGTACGGCAACGACGTCCGCGTGGTCGACATGGGCGAGTACTCCCGCGAGCTCTGCGGTGGCACGCACGTCGACCGGATCGGCCAGCTCGGCCTGGTCAAGCTCGTCTCCGACGCCTCCATCGGCTCGGGCGTGCACCGCGTCGAGGCACTGGTCGGCTCGGACGCGCTGAAGTACGTCCGCAAGGAGCAGCTGCTGGTCTCGCAGCTGGCGAACACCTTCAAGGTGCCGTCGGACGAGCTGCCGGGCCGCATCGAGGACGTCCTGACCCGGCTGAAGAACGCCGAGAAGGAAATCACACAGCTCAAGACCCAGCAGGTGCTGGGCTCGGCGGGCTCGCTGCTCGACAAGGCGCAGGAGATCGGCGGCGTCACCGTGGTGGCGGAGGTCGTCCCCGACGTCGACGGCAACGGCCTGCGCGCGCTCGCCTCCGACATCCGCGGCCGGCTCGGCACACGGCCCGGCGTCGTGGCGCTGTTCTCCCCGGCCGGCGAGAAGCTGAGCTTCGTCGTCGCGACGACGAAGGCGGCGCAGGACAAGGGCATCGCGGCGGGTAAGCTCGTCCCGTCGTTCGCCGAGAAGATCGGCGGCCGCGGCGGCGGCAAGCCCGACATGGCCCAGGGTGGCGGCACCAACCCGGCCGGCGCGGCCGAGGCGGTCACCGCCCTCCGTTCGGCGATTGCCGGCATTGGTTAACCGCGGGAACCGCGGCCCGGATCGGCCAGGCAAGGACGATCCGGGCCGCGGCCGTCGGCTCGGGGTGGATGTCGGATCCGTCCGGGTCGGGGTGGCGCTGAGCGATCCGGCCCCCGTGCTCGCTTCGCCATTGGTTACCCTCTCCCGCGATGCGACCGACGACAGTGATCTGGACCAGCTGGCCGCCCTCGTCACCGAGCACGAGGTGGTCGAGGTGATCGTGGGCCTGCCGCGAACGCTCGCCAACCGGCAGGGTCCGGCGGCCGAGCTGGCGATCGCGTATTCTGAACGCCTGGCCGGGCGCGTCGCGCCCGTGCCGGTCCGGCTGGGCGACGAGCGGCTGACCACGGTCACCGCATCCCGCATCCTCTCCCAGCGCGGGGTCAAAGGCCGCAAGCAGCGTGCGGTGGTCGACCAGGCCGCCGCCGTCGAGATCCTGCAGGCCTGGATCGACGCCGCAGCTGCGCACCGCGCCCGGGAGGGAGACCGATGAACGAGCAGCCACCTGAGCCCCCACGCGGGCGCAGGCGACTCCGCGAGCCGGGACCGGCCACCCCGCCGCCGTCCCGGCCCGCACCACGCCGTGCGGACCCGCACGACCCCCACGCGAGTGGCTATCAAGAGCTTCCGCAGCCGTCGCGGCACGGTGGCTCTCACAGTGGCTCTCACGAGCTGCCCCAGCCGTCGCGCCGGGCACGGCCCGAGCCGGGGTACGACCCGCGCCGCGACGCGCCGCCGTCCGGCCGCCGCCGACGGCTCGAGCCGCCGGCCACGCTGCCCCCCGCCGACGACGAGTTCGACCCGCGGGACGCCGAGCGCTCCGCACCGGTCCGGGCCCGCCACGGCCTCGACGACGGTGCCGCCGACGGGACGCCCCCGCGCCGCCGCCGCGCGGCCCCGGATCCCGGTGAGCCCGCCGAACCCCGGCGCCGGCGTCCGGCCCCGGCGCCCGACGAAGCGGCCCCGCGCCGCCGCCGTCCCGCGCCGGTCCCGGCCGAGCCGGCGGACGCGCGCCGTCGCCGTCCGACTCCCGAAGAGCTGGCCGAAGCCGACGCCGCGCGCCGCCACCAGGCGATGCTCGACCTGGAAGAGGCCGCCGAAGCACAGGCGAGCCGCCTCCGCGGCGCGCCGGAGGACGAAGGCCCTGGTCCGCGCCGCTCGCGGGGCGCGTCGGACGAGGTGGCCGACCTCGCCCGGTTCCGGGCCGCGTCCGCCCCCGACGAGCCCGTGGAGCCGGCGCCGGGCCGGCGGCGTCGCGCCGCTCCCGACCCGGGCGAAGCCGCCGATCCGCGCCGTCGCCGCGCGGCACCCGATCCCGACGAGGCCGTCGAGGCGCGCCGGCGCCGGGCAGCGTTGGATCCCGACGCCGCGTCCGACCCCCGTCTCGGGGCACCGGAACCCCCGCGGCGGTCCGTCCAGCCGGGTGACCGCTCTGTCGGCGTGCCCGAACCCGGTGCGGAGCCGCCTCGGCGCCGTCGTCCGCCGCCCCCGCCCGTGCGCGAGGAGCCGGTGACCGACATCATCCCGGCGCAGGCCCCGGCCGAGCCGGCGCACGAGGAGCCCGAGGAGTTCTTCGCCGAGGACGACGAGTACGCGCAGTACGAGGACTACGACGAGTACGACGGCGACTACGAGGACTACGACGACGCCGAGTACGAGGACGGCTACGAGGAAGAGCCGGAGAAGCCGCGCAAGAAGAAGAAGGGCAAGCGCGCCCTCGGCTGGGTCGCCGCGCTCGTGGTGATCGTGCTGCTCGCGGGCGGTGCCTACTACGGCTTCAACAAGATCTTCGGCTACGACGACTTCGAGGGCTCCGGCGACGGCGACGTGCTGTTCCAGGTCGACGACGGCGACTCGACGTCGGCGATCGGCGCGAAGCTCGCCACGGCGGGCGTCGTCGCCAGCGGCAAGGCGTTCGTCAAGGCCGGCGAGGACAACCCGAAGCTGTCGCGGATCCAGCACGGCTTCTACGTGATGAAGTCGCACATGTCCGGGGCCAGCGCGGTCGACCGGATCCTCACGCCGGCGTCGCGGGTCGGCCAGCTGGAGATCCGGCCGTACACGCAGTTCGACGACATCACCCAGCCCGACGGCAAGGTCACGCCCGGCGTGTACAGCCTGATGGCGAAGGCGTCGTGCGCGCAGCTCGACGGCAAGAGCACCTGCGTGAGCACCGACGACCTGCGCAAGGTCGTCGACGGTGCCGACCTCAAGAAGCTGGGTGTGCCGGACTGGGCGGTCGAGCCCGCGAACAAGGCCGACCGCAAGGACCGCAGGCTCGAGGGCCTGATCGCGCCGGGCCTCTACGACGTCCGGCCCGGGGCGACCGCGCAGGAGATCATCGGGCAGCTGGTGAGCAGCTCGACCGCGGCGATCCAGAACGCCGGCCTGAGCCCGCAGTCGACCGGCCCGGAGATGACGCCGTACCAGACGCTGATCATCGCCTCGATCATCGAACGCGAGGCCGTGAAGGCCGACTTCGGCAAGCTCTCGCGGGTGATCTACAACCGGCTGGCGAGCAACATGCGCCTGCAGATGGACTCCACGGTCAACTACGTCCTGGACCGCCCGACCCTGGCGACCAACGACGGCGACCGGGAGAAGGCCGGCGCGTACAACACCTACAAGATCTCGGGGTTGACCCCGACGCCGATCTCGGTGCCGAGTCCCGAGGCTATCCAGGCGGCGGTGCACCCGGCGGCGGGTGACTGGTTGTTCTTCGTCAAGTGCGAGAAGAACGGCCTGTCGTGCTTCGCGGTGTCGTTCGACGACCACAAGAAGAACGTCGAGAAGGCAAAGGCGAACGGTGCGTTCTGAGCCCCGGCGGGCCGCGGTGCTGGGCAAGCCGGTGGCGCACTCGCTGTCGCCGGTGCTGCACGGCGCCGCGTTCGCCGCGCTC
The window above is part of the Amycolatopsis camponoti genome. Proteins encoded here:
- the ruvX gene encoding Holliday junction resolvase RuvX, with the protein product MDVGSVRVGVALSDPAPVLASPLVTLSRDATDDSDLDQLAALVTEHEVVEVIVGLPRTLANRQGPAAELAIAYSERLAGRVAPVPVRLGDERLTTVTASRILSQRGVKGRKQRAVVDQAAAVEILQAWIDAAAAHRAREGDR
- the mltG gene encoding endolytic transglycosylase MltG produces the protein MNEQPPEPPRGRRRLREPGPATPPPSRPAPRRADPHDPHASGYQELPQPSRHGGSHSGSHELPQPSRRARPEPGYDPRRDAPPSGRRRRLEPPATLPPADDEFDPRDAERSAPVRARHGLDDGAADGTPPRRRRAAPDPGEPAEPRRRRPAPAPDEAAPRRRRPAPVPAEPADARRRRPTPEELAEADAARRHQAMLDLEEAAEAQASRLRGAPEDEGPGPRRSRGASDEVADLARFRAASAPDEPVEPAPGRRRRAAPDPGEAADPRRRRAAPDPDEAVEARRRRAALDPDAASDPRLGAPEPPRRSVQPGDRSVGVPEPGAEPPRRRRPPPPPVREEPVTDIIPAQAPAEPAHEEPEEFFAEDDEYAQYEDYDEYDGDYEDYDDAEYEDGYEEEPEKPRKKKKGKRALGWVAALVVIVLLAGGAYYGFNKIFGYDDFEGSGDGDVLFQVDDGDSTSAIGAKLATAGVVASGKAFVKAGEDNPKLSRIQHGFYVMKSHMSGASAVDRILTPASRVGQLEIRPYTQFDDITQPDGKVTPGVYSLMAKASCAQLDGKSTCVSTDDLRKVVDGADLKKLGVPDWAVEPANKADRKDRRLEGLIAPGLYDVRPGATAQEIIGQLVSSSTAAIQNAGLSPQSTGPEMTPYQTLIIASIIEREAVKADFGKLSRVIYNRLASNMRLQMDSTVNYVLDRPTLATNDGDREKAGAYNTYKISGLTPTPISVPSPEAIQAAVHPAAGDWLFFVKCEKNGLSCFAVSFDDHKKNVEKAKANGAF